From Culicoidibacter larvae, a single genomic window includes:
- a CDS encoding InlB B-repeat-containing protein, translated as MTASIKAEDNPISANGGVGFTIAETFPDPNLAQAVADQVSAGDTNVVLTQVMVDGLTSLIAFNKNISDITGIGSLSNLMFLDLADNQLTSLPPEIGNLSSLLQLSLSYNELTSIPAEIGNLSALDYLGLNNNRLSVLPAEIGNLIDLSSLSLHNNQLSSLPPEIGNLASVVVIELDSNQLTSLPAQIGNLSNLIVLSLFDNQLTSLPVEISTLSNLEYLELYDNQLTSLPTEISNLLSLDYMPIENNLLPDNYDTVLNTLGLNMSFAYEQQRQLQLKESLTPFTINSEQALLAIDLSQMVQVYDEPQDEIAPVSSGHTFILTDYVDENNNPVDIDDYIQNGAVVKEGNVFAKIRATDTGLFPNNSNHAVTLDSVQLNFVFNQYTLSFDLNGASGVAPVTQRNLLAGNKATAVPEPVRGGYTFLGWNTAADGSGTAWNFEATTMPANNVTLYAQWKKNEQPTLPETLPVTGESSVSLILSSLIIGIDLLVLTIQKKKR; from the coding sequence TTGACGGCCAGTATTAAAGCAGAAGATAATCCTATTTCTGCAAATGGAGGAGTAGGATTTACAATTGCAGAAACCTTTCCAGATCCAAATTTAGCTCAGGCTGTTGCGGATCAAGTATCTGCGGGTGATACAAATGTAGTCTTAACTCAGGTGATGGTTGACGGACTCACAAGCTTGATTGCGTTTAATAAAAACATCTCCGACATAACAGGAATTGGTTCTCTTTCTAACTTAATGTTTTTGGATTTAGCAGATAACCAATTGACCAGTCTCCCGCCCGAAATAGGGAATCTTTCTAGCTTGTTACAACTTTCGTTAAGCTATAACGAACTGACTAGCATTCCAGCAGAGATAGGCAACCTTTCTGCTTTGGATTACTTAGGCTTGAACAATAATCGATTGAGCGTTTTGCCCGCAGAAATTGGTAATCTTATTGATTTAAGTTCACTATCATTACATAATAACCAACTCAGTAGTCTTCCACCAGAAATAGGCAACCTTGCCAGTGTGGTGGTTATAGAACTAGATAGTAATCAGCTAACCAGTCTTCCTGCTCAAATAGGGAATCTTTCAAATCTAATAGTTTTAAGTTTATTTGATAATCAACTTACAAGTCTCCCAGTAGAAATTAGTACTCTCTCTAATTTAGAGTATTTAGAACTTTATGATAATCAGCTCACAAGTTTGCCAACAGAAATCAGTAATCTATTAAGTCTAGACTATATGCCTATAGAGAATAACCTTCTACCCGACAATTATGATACAGTTCTAAACACACTTGGGTTAAATATGTCATTCGCCTATGAACAACAAAGACAACTACAACTTAAGGAAAGTTTAACTCCATTTACCATTAATAGCGAACAAGCATTATTAGCAATTGATTTGTCACAAATGGTACAAGTGTATGATGAGCCACAAGATGAAATAGCACCAGTATCCTCTGGGCATACATTTATACTCACCGATTACGTTGATGAAAATAATAATCCAGTTGATATAGACGATTACATTCAAAATGGCGCGGTTGTTAAAGAGGGCAATGTATTTGCGAAAATACGAGCAACTGATACAGGTTTATTTCCTAATAATAGTAATCATGCGGTGACTCTCGATTCTGTTCAGCTGAACTTTGTCTTTAATCAATATACCCTTTCTTTTGATTTAAATGGCGCAAGCGGAGTAGCTCCTGTAACACAACGAAATTTACTTGCAGGTAATAAAGCTACTGCTGTACCTGAACCGGTAAGAGGTGGATACACATTTCTCGGCTGGAATACTGCTGCTGACGGTAGTGGTACAGCTTGGAACTTCGAAGCGACAACAATGCCTGCAAATAATGTAACCCTTTATGCGCAATGGAAGAAAAATGAGCAACCAACACTACCAGAAACACTGCCAGTAACTGGAGAAAGCAGCGTTAGTTTAATACTTAGTTCTTTAATAATTGGAATTGACCTTCTAGTGCTTACTATACAAAAAAAGAAAAGATAA